A region of Vitis vinifera cultivar Pinot Noir 40024 chromosome 13, ASM3070453v1 DNA encodes the following proteins:
- the LOC100263803 gene encoding uncharacterized protein LOC100263803, with protein MAFNSSTPEMNLKLLINTQDNKVVFAEAEKDFIDLLFNLLTLPIGTIVGFLPKEVCLGGLHKSVKKLEGAYLQPNQSSDSPLKLNTPAYAILPLFNPSSSRSNDPFFHCSSSRSYGHVQGLVTYMVTDDLSITPMSLTATMALFKKCNIEEVNVLEEKVVKIGFDEALQLLKCSLQSNAALTEVFLEKEETQQSKAAPAVAAVGAPPAVAAVGDMGCGCGISCW; from the exons ATGGCTTTCAACTCAT CAACCCCTGAGATGAACTTGAAGCTTCTAATCAACACACAGGACAATAAAGTTGTCTTCGCTGAAGCTGAAAAAGATTTCATAGATTTACTGTTCAACCTCCTAACTTTGCCTATTGGCACCATTGTGGGTTTCCTCCCAAAAGAAGTTTGTCTAGGAGGCCTGCATAAGAGTGTGAAAAAACTAGAGGGAGCTTACTTGCAGCCTAACCAGAGCTCAGACTCGCCCTTGAAGTTGAACACACCAGCATATGCTATTCTTCCTCTCTTTAATCCTTCTTCATCAAGGAGTAATGATCCTTTCTTTCATTGCTCTTCATCAAGGAGTTATGGTCATGTGCAGGGCTTGGTTACCTACATGGTGACTGATGACTTGTCGATTACACCCATGTCCCTGACAGCAACCATGGCTTTGTTTAAGAAGTGCAACATAGAGGAAGTTAATGTTCTTGAGGAGAAGGTGGTTAAAATTGGTTTTGATGAG GCTTTGCAGTTGTTGAAGTGTTCTCTGCAGTCCAACGCAGCTCTCACTGAAGTCTTccttgagaaagaagaaacacaACAGTCCAAAGCAGCTCCCGCAGTTGCCGCAGTTGGCGCACCTCCCGCAGTTGCCGCAGTTGGCGATATGGGGTGTGGTTGTGGAATCAGTTGCTGGTAG